One genomic region from Terriglobales bacterium encodes:
- a CDS encoding efflux RND transporter periplasmic adaptor subunit, protein MRKELQEDVSYPEVINFPPETEHPSPNRPSRDSSARKAGWVVGGLILILLIAGAVTIASKLGEKKALAAETERLATPNVSVIHPTQEQSHEELVLPATVQAYQESPIYARTNGYVLRWYKDIGSHLSKGDLLADIDTPEVDQELLQARATRQQIQAQLGLAKSSAERWQNLSKSDSVSQQEVDQQVSGYQQAEANLAAADASVRRLQQMESFKHVYAPFAGVLTKRNIDVGALINAGNMGSNKELFDVAQVDPLRVYVSVPQTYSPFIHVGMKASLEQREYAGQRFEGKVVRTSEVIDPSTRTLLTEIDVPNPGGKILPGAYAQVHFAAKIDAPRLTIPINTLLFRPEGPRAAVVDSDKKVKLRAVTIGRDYGSAVEVLGGLEPSDQVIVNPADSLEDGQRVNVALPKAGTQKQGN, encoded by the coding sequence TTGAGAAAGGAACTGCAGGAAGACGTGAGTTATCCGGAAGTCATCAATTTTCCGCCCGAGACGGAGCACCCTTCTCCAAACCGGCCATCGCGCGACAGCTCAGCGCGCAAGGCAGGATGGGTTGTGGGCGGTCTCATCCTTATTCTGCTGATTGCGGGCGCGGTTACGATTGCCAGCAAGTTGGGGGAGAAGAAGGCGTTGGCGGCTGAGACTGAGCGTCTGGCAACCCCGAATGTTTCGGTCATTCATCCCACGCAGGAACAATCGCACGAAGAGCTGGTTTTGCCTGCGACAGTGCAGGCTTACCAGGAATCGCCGATTTACGCGCGCACCAATGGATACGTCTTGCGCTGGTACAAGGACATCGGCTCACATCTAAGTAAAGGGGACCTGCTCGCCGATATCGACACGCCTGAAGTCGATCAGGAATTGTTGCAGGCTCGGGCCACGCGTCAGCAGATCCAGGCGCAGTTGGGATTAGCGAAGAGCTCGGCTGAGCGCTGGCAGAATCTGAGCAAGAGCGACTCCGTCTCGCAGCAGGAAGTTGACCAGCAGGTAAGTGGGTACCAACAAGCCGAGGCCAATCTTGCCGCGGCGGATGCGAGCGTTCGCCGGCTTCAGCAAATGGAGTCGTTCAAGCACGTGTACGCACCCTTTGCCGGGGTGCTGACCAAGCGCAACATCGATGTCGGAGCGCTCATTAATGCGGGCAACATGGGCTCGAACAAAGAATTGTTTGACGTTGCCCAGGTCGATCCGCTGCGCGTGTACGTCAGTGTGCCCCAGACCTACAGCCCGTTCATTCATGTCGGCATGAAGGCGTCTTTGGAGCAGAGAGAGTATGCCGGTCAACGGTTTGAAGGAAAGGTCGTACGAACCTCTGAGGTAATCGATCCTTCGACGCGGACTTTGCTTACTGAAATCGACGTTCCCAATCCGGGAGGAAAGATTCTTCCCGGAGCTTATGCACAGGTGCACTTTGCGGCGAAGATCGACGCTCCCAGATTGACGATTCCGATCAATACCTTGCTCTTCCGTCCGGAAGGTCCACGGGCCGCTGTGGTCGATTCGGATAAGAAGGTCAAACTGCGCGCTGTAACCATCGGACGAGACTACGGCAGCGCCGTCGAAGTGCTTGGTGGGCTGGAGCCGAGTGATCAAGTGATTGTGAATCCTGCTGATTCTCTGGAAGACGGCCAGCGGGTGAATGTTGCTCTGCCCAAAGCGGGAACGCAGAAGCAGGGGAACTAA